The following proteins are co-located in the Benincasa hispida cultivar B227 unplaced genomic scaffold, ASM972705v1 Contig968, whole genome shotgun sequence genome:
- the LOC120070137 gene encoding low affinity inorganic phosphate transporter 1-like, translating to MSQQVGVLNALDIAKTQWYHFTAIIIAGMGFFTDAYDLFCISIVTKLLGRIYYHIPNSPRPGSLPPNIAAAVNGVAFCGTLTGQLFFGWLGDKLGRKKVYGITLILMVVCSIASGLSFSDTPKAVIATLCFFRFWLGFGIGGDYPLSATIMSEYANKKTRGAFIAAVFAMQGFGILGGGIVALIVSAAFNNRFPAPPYMDNPNRPTIPEADYVWRMVLMFGAIPAALTYYWRMKMPETARYTALVAQNAKQAAADMSKVLQVHLELNEYEKNITTESNENQNRFGLFSREFAKRHGLHLLGTTTTWFLLDIAFYSQNLFQKDIFTAIEWLPSAATMSELEECFKIARAQTLIALCGTVPGYWFTVAFIDYLGRFFIQLMGFIMMTIFMFALAFPYNHWKEKPHRIGFVVMYSLTFFFANFGPNSTTFIVPAEIFPARLRSTCHGISAAAGKAGAIVGAFGFLYAAQSKDPKLTDPGYPTGIGVKNALIMLGCVNFCGALFTLLVPESKGKSLEELTGENEGDDKNENTHV from the coding sequence ATGAGCCAACAAGTGGGAGTGCTGAACGCACTCGATATTGCAAAAACTCAATGGTACCATTTCACTGCAATCATCATCGCCGGAATGGGTTTCTTCACCGACGCTTACGATCTCTTCTGCATCTCAATCGTCACTAAACTCCTCGGCCGAATCTATtaccatattccaaattcccCCAGACCCGGTTCCCTTCCCCCCAACATCGCCGCCGCCGTCAACGGCGTCGCCTTCTGCGGCACCCTCACCGGCCAACTCTTCTTCGGGTGGCTCGGCGATAAGCTTGGCCGCAAGAAGGTCTACGGCATTACCCTCATTCTCATGGTCGTCTGCTCCATCGCCTCTGGCCTTTCCTTCAGCGACACCCCAAAAGCCGTCATCGCCACGCTCTGTTTCTTCCGTTTCTGGCTCGGCTTCGGAATCGGCGGCGACTACCCTCTCTCCGCTACCATCATGTCCGAATATGCCAACAAAAAAACCCGCGGGGCCTTCATCGCCGCCGTCTTCGCAATGCAAGGCTTCGGAATTTTAGGCGGAGGAATCGTCGCTTTAATCGTCTCCGCCGCTTTCAACAACCGCTTCCCAGCACCACCGTACATGGACAATCCCAACCGCCCTACCATACCGGAGGCCGATTACGTGTGGCGAATGGTCTTAATGTTTGGCGCAATTCCAGCCGCGTTAACATATTACTGGCGGATGAAAATGCCGGAGACGGCGAGATACACCGCCTTAGTTGCTCAAAACGCAAAACAAGCAGCGGCCGACATGTCGAAAGTGCTGCAAGTTCATCTCGAATTAAACGAATACGAAAAGAATATCACGACCGaatcaaatgaaaatcaaaaccGTTTCGGTTTATTCTCACGCGAATTCGCCAAACGCCATGGGCTCCACTTACTGGGCACCACCACCACGTGGTTTCTGTTAGACATAGCGTTCTACAGTCAAAATCTCTTCCAGAAAGACATTTTCACCGCCATTGAATGGCTTCCATCGGCGGCGACGATGAGCGAATTAGAAGAATGCTTCAAAATCGCACGTGCTCAGACACTAATCGCCCTTTGCGGGACAGTTCCCGGTTACTGGTTCACGGTGGCGTTCATCGATTACTTGGGGAGATTTTTCATTCAATTGATGGGATTTATAATGATGACGATCTTCATGTTTGCTCTGGCGTTTCCTTACAATCATTGGAAGGAGAAGCCTCACCGAATTGGGTTTGTGGTGATGTATTCATTGACGTTTTTCTTTGCGAATTTCGGACCGAATTCGACGACGTTTATTGTACCGGCGGAGATATTCCCGGCGAGGTTGAGGTCGACGTGTCACGGGATATCGGCGGCGGCGGGGAAAGCAGGGGCGATAGTGGGGGCGTTTGGGTTTTTGTATGCGGCGCAGAGTAAGGATCCGAAATTGACGGATCCGGGTTACCCGACGGGGATTGGAGTGAAGAACGCTTTGATTATGTTGGGATGTGTAAATTTCTGTGGAGCATTGTTTACTCTGTTAGTGCCGGAATCGAAAGGGAAGTCATTGGAGGAGCTGACGGGGGAGAATGAAGGGGACGACAAGAATGAGAATACAcatgtctaa